A region of Diospyros lotus cultivar Yz01 chromosome 3, ASM1463336v1, whole genome shotgun sequence DNA encodes the following proteins:
- the LOC127796597 gene encoding protein LAZY 1 isoform X1 yields the protein MKLLGWMHRKFRSSEPLKDFAIGNSCSCLSGQQSLDDQQYYPKSSYGIKPLGKAQRDNHLRKSFASLEAARAEDDDFEEDSSAAMSELFHGFLMIGTLGSDPVVTDPSTPTFAISVENITGKETEVTENELKLINDELEKVLGAEVKEDGCNDSSGRNSHVSTGRSSQGSTITLSGKPLEGTDASGNGATICPLQGYLFGSAIELPETTTAVKKEHRTSLGELFQRTKLEEINYVTKNERGEKRTENETDKSTMHLMKKMLKKRMVHSSLRSSTTPTGHIESASTETKLHKILHLFHRKVHPESSTAARKYNKAHKNDSKNNISNEGAYNSGERMIPSEDSVVFPHALQKESTRRRFKGHSNPPQLTLSGNDSNGNREHWIKTDGDYLVLEL from the exons atgaag TTACTTGGCTGGATGCATCGCAAGTTCAGGTCCAGTGAACCACTCAAGGATTTTGCCATAG GGAATTCTTGTTCTTGTCTTTCAGGGCAACAATCACTGGATGACCAACAGTACTACCCAAAGTCATCATATGGCATTAAGCCCCTAGGCAAAGCACAGAGAGACAACCATCTTCGAAAATCATTTGCCAGCCTAGAAGCAGCAAGAGCAGAAGATGACGACTTTGAAGAAGACTCTTCAGCTGCAATGTCTGAGCTCTTCCATGGTTTTCTTATGATAGGCACACTTGGTTCAGACCCAGTTGTTACAGACCCATCAACACCAACATTTGCCATCTCTGTTGAGAATATAACAGGAAAAGAAACAGAAGTAACAGAGAACGAATTGAAACTTATTAATGATGAGTTGGAGAAGGTACTAGGTGCTGAAGTTAAAGAAGATGGGTGCAACGATTCATCTGGGAGAAACAGTCATGTTAGCACGGGGAGAAGCAGCCAAGGTAGCACTATTACACTTAGTGGGAAGCCATTGGAAGGCACAGATGCCAGTGGGAATGGAGCAACAATTTGTCCATTACAAGGTTATCTGTTTGGATCAGCAATTGAGTTGCCAGAAACAACAACAGCGGTAAAGAAGGAACACAGAACATCACTTGGGGAGTTGTTTCAGAGGACAAAACTGGAAGAGATAAATTATGTTACAAAAAACGAGAGGGGAGAAAAAAGGACAGAGAACGAAACAGATAAATCCACCATGCACCTGATGAAAAAAATGCTGAAgaaaagaatggttcattcTTCCCTACGGAGCTCCACCACACCAACTGGCCATATTGAGTCCGCATCAACAGAGACAAAACTGCACAAG ATCCTCCACCTATTCCACAGGAAAGTGCATCCTGAAAGCTCAACAGCAGCACGGAAATATAACAAGGCCCATAAAAATGACTCAAAGAACAACATCAGCAATGAGGGGGCCTACAACAGTGGAGAACGAATGATCCCCAGTGAAGATTCTGTGGTATTTCCACATGCCCTCCAAAAAGAGAGCACACGACGACGCTTTAAGGGCCACTCTAACCCACCCCAACTCACACTCAGTGGAAATGATTCAAATGGGAACAGAGAACACTGGATTAAAACAGATGGAGACT ACTTGGTGCTGGAGCTCTAG
- the LOC127796597 gene encoding protein LAZY 1 isoform X2 encodes MKLLGWMHRKFRSSEPLKDFAIGQQSLDDQQYYPKSSYGIKPLGKAQRDNHLRKSFASLEAARAEDDDFEEDSSAAMSELFHGFLMIGTLGSDPVVTDPSTPTFAISVENITGKETEVTENELKLINDELEKVLGAEVKEDGCNDSSGRNSHVSTGRSSQGSTITLSGKPLEGTDASGNGATICPLQGYLFGSAIELPETTTAVKKEHRTSLGELFQRTKLEEINYVTKNERGEKRTENETDKSTMHLMKKMLKKRMVHSSLRSSTTPTGHIESASTETKLHKILHLFHRKVHPESSTAARKYNKAHKNDSKNNISNEGAYNSGERMIPSEDSVVFPHALQKESTRRRFKGHSNPPQLTLSGNDSNGNREHWIKTDGDYLVLEL; translated from the exons atgaag TTACTTGGCTGGATGCATCGCAAGTTCAGGTCCAGTGAACCACTCAAGGATTTTGCCATAG GGCAACAATCACTGGATGACCAACAGTACTACCCAAAGTCATCATATGGCATTAAGCCCCTAGGCAAAGCACAGAGAGACAACCATCTTCGAAAATCATTTGCCAGCCTAGAAGCAGCAAGAGCAGAAGATGACGACTTTGAAGAAGACTCTTCAGCTGCAATGTCTGAGCTCTTCCATGGTTTTCTTATGATAGGCACACTTGGTTCAGACCCAGTTGTTACAGACCCATCAACACCAACATTTGCCATCTCTGTTGAGAATATAACAGGAAAAGAAACAGAAGTAACAGAGAACGAATTGAAACTTATTAATGATGAGTTGGAGAAGGTACTAGGTGCTGAAGTTAAAGAAGATGGGTGCAACGATTCATCTGGGAGAAACAGTCATGTTAGCACGGGGAGAAGCAGCCAAGGTAGCACTATTACACTTAGTGGGAAGCCATTGGAAGGCACAGATGCCAGTGGGAATGGAGCAACAATTTGTCCATTACAAGGTTATCTGTTTGGATCAGCAATTGAGTTGCCAGAAACAACAACAGCGGTAAAGAAGGAACACAGAACATCACTTGGGGAGTTGTTTCAGAGGACAAAACTGGAAGAGATAAATTATGTTACAAAAAACGAGAGGGGAGAAAAAAGGACAGAGAACGAAACAGATAAATCCACCATGCACCTGATGAAAAAAATGCTGAAgaaaagaatggttcattcTTCCCTACGGAGCTCCACCACACCAACTGGCCATATTGAGTCCGCATCAACAGAGACAAAACTGCACAAG ATCCTCCACCTATTCCACAGGAAAGTGCATCCTGAAAGCTCAACAGCAGCACGGAAATATAACAAGGCCCATAAAAATGACTCAAAGAACAACATCAGCAATGAGGGGGCCTACAACAGTGGAGAACGAATGATCCCCAGTGAAGATTCTGTGGTATTTCCACATGCCCTCCAAAAAGAGAGCACACGACGACGCTTTAAGGGCCACTCTAACCCACCCCAACTCACACTCAGTGGAAATGATTCAAATGGGAACAGAGAACACTGGATTAAAACAGATGGAGACT ACTTGGTGCTGGAGCTCTAG